A single genomic interval of Pomacea canaliculata isolate SZHN2017 linkage group LG5, ASM307304v1, whole genome shotgun sequence harbors:
- the LOC112565274 gene encoding aquaporin-11-like: MDWRLLWLLALGREPDTDYVPPYVASLIFFFINMATGVVQRALTRLLVPVSVRGHVLDFLCTMEACAYFFENNFVVKHYGNFWLAVAIIGQLYVCSRTFGDGFDSPVKAFHEWLLGHLSWRLAVVKIAVMSLAGLASYRLARLIWSLDLIEDHHERFYEVDCSSDLEVTLLTGMIIEGAATLSDTWLGLQTVSSLGLLDEFIKYLNAALMIVYGLHTTGMYFNPAMASGHTLGCGSTRYWEHFVVYWAGPFLGCFLATLCDRLLHVDVTKLRESSARDKKD; the protein is encoded by the exons aTGGATTGGAGATTACTGTGGCTGCTGGCACTGGGCAGAGAACCAGACACGGACTACGTTCCCCCCTACGTGGCGTCCctcatcttctttttcatcaACATGGCCACCGGCGTGGTTCAGCGCGCGCTCACGCGCCTCCTGGTGCCTGTCAGCGTGCGCGGCCACGTGCTGGACTTCTTGTGTACCATGGAGGCGTGTGCCTACTTCTTCGAAAACAACTTCGTGGTCAAGCACTATGGCAACTTCTGGCTGGCGGTGGCCATCATTGGCCAGCTCTACGTCTGCAGCAGGACTTTCGGTGACGGCTTCGACAGTCCAGTGAAAGCGTTTCATGAATGGCTGTTAG GTCATTTGTCCTGGAGGCTGGCCGTCGTGAAGATAGCAGTAATGTCATTGGCTGGCCTGGCATCCTATCGCCTTGCTCGGCTCATCTGGTCCTTGGACCTCATCGAAGATCACCACGAGCGCTTTTACGAGGTGGATTGTTCCAGCGACCTGGAGGTGACCTTGCTGACTGGAATGATAATCGAAGGTGCAGCCACCCTGAGTGATACGTGGCTAGGGCTCCAGACCGTCTCCTCCCTGGGCCTTCTGGACGAGTTTATCAAGTACCTCAACGCAGCGCTCATGATCGTCTATG GACTTCACACAACGGGAATGTACTTCAACCCAGCCATGGCGTCCGGCCACACGCTGGGGTGTGGGAGCACCCGGTACTGGGAGCACTTCGTCGTCTACTGGGCCGGTCCTTTCCTCGGATGCTTTCTCGCCACATTGTGTGACCGTCTGCTCCACGTCGATGTCACCAAGCTCCGGGAGTCGTCTGCTCGAGATAAAAAGGACTAA